A segment of the Mercurialis annua linkage group LG4, ddMerAnnu1.2, whole genome shotgun sequence genome:
acgagccacgtgcgtagcacgttatgcgaaactagtatttataaaaaggtaGACATATAGGGTGATTCATGATGGATGGATGAGTATAGATAAAACTGAGATGAGAAATGTTAGATAGAAAATAGAAAACGAGCCTGACAACTACTCGTCACACAAAAGAACTGGCCAGGTCATGAAGAATGCCATGGATGGACGAGTATAGATAAAATTGAGATGAAAAATGTtagatagaaaataaaaaacgaGCCTAACAACTACTCGTCACACAAAAGAACCGGTACCCGCACAAATCAAACGAGCCTAACAACTACTCGTCACACAAAAATGTTGTTTAAATGGTTAATTCAgcttttatagaaaaaaataaatttgattatttggtttgaattttaaattatctaagTTAACCGAACCGATCGAATTAACcgaaattttgaatttgtttgaatttttccTCATAATTTGTCGGTATTGACCGCACCGACCGAATTAACCGATCAATTCGGGCGTTTCGGGTTTGAATTCTTTTTCCTATCTAATTCGGCCAGTTCGGTTTCCGGTTAAAAAATcttattcggtcggttcggttttcagTTAAAAAATCTTATTCGGTCGAAGGGTTAATTCGTTTAACGGAGTCTTAGCATCAGGATCCCTTAGTCTTCAGATTGGAACAAAAGCACATTACACAAACAAAGAGCTCTATGTAATCCAAAACACCAAATCAATAGAAAACAAAAGACTCTAACATTCAACATGTATGCACTACCTCAACAACATCAAACCTGTTTATGTTctgcaaaaacaaaaaattaactaaattttattttcagcaTCATCAAGAACACACCGCCAACCTAAACCATACCAACATAGCACATACAATTACACCTAGTAAAAATATCGTTGAACTCATCTAAACTTAACCAGCAAACCCCAAAAATCTATCTATATAATCCTTCTTCTAACAGCCATACATACACCACCTTTACCATTCTAATTCTGAATTGCTTTTTCAAACATGGCCTCAGCTTCTCTCTTTCTACTTGCACTTCCTGTGTTCCTTTATATTTTCACAACCCTCTCAGCTGGCTCAAATAATTCCACTTCTTTCAAACACTCCAGATCCACTCTTGCTTCTAACAAAATCCTTACATTTCCAGTATTTCACATTgggaaattttttaataatcacTCGCAATCTTTATCTTTAGAAAGATTTCGGCTACAAAATGACCAAAAACTGAAAGACTGGATGCCATTGCCTTTTGAAGTTAATCTACCTCTTTACGTTGTGCCCCGCACTGGCGAATACTTCGTGCAATTGAATGTTGGATCCCAACACGTAAATCTGTTGCTAGACAACGGATCGCCGCTTGTTTGGTGGCAGTGCTCACCGTGCGAACCTTGCTTTGCACAAAGGTACAATTCTGCCTACGACCCCTCTCTTTCTACCTCGTACAAACCAATAAGCTGCTCTTCAGGTTGGTGTGATAAAACCAAGTACTCTTTTGTAGATGTCTGCAAAAATGATCAATGCCAATATTCTATAAGCTATGCAGATAAATCTTATACCGCGGGCACTTTAGCCCGTGACTTTATATCAAATGATAATGGTATGTTAAATAAGAGCATCGCCTTTGGATGTGGCAACAAAAACGAAGGTTTATTTGAGGGCTTTTATGATGGAATCTTGGGATTCCACCATCACAAATACTCTTTCCCAGA
Coding sequences within it:
- the LOC126676584 gene encoding protein ASPARTIC PROTEASE IN GUARD CELL 1-like, which produces MASASLFLLALPVFLYIFTTLSAGSNNSTSFKHSRSTLASNKILTFPVFHIGKFFNNHSQSLSLERFRLQNDQKLKDWMPLPFEVNLPLYVVPRTGEYFVQLNVGSQHVNLLLDNGSPLVWWQCSPCEPCFAQRYNSAYDPSLSTSYKPISCSSGWCDKTKYSFVDVCKNDQCQYSISYADKSYTAGTLARDFISNDNGMLNKSIAFGCGNKNEGLFEGFYDGILGFHHHKYSFPDQIEAHKYSFCLIAAQSNFDGIIRERTNNAPLYLYDFPDLNQNTTFVVTLPHLGLHYVEFRGIKINGKMVPVNTKYWKRGRTGRYGVILDTGTRITRFPKNVYNEIRDSFKRSVTGKKHIIKLGIMDTCFYSMSNPVKYIPKVHLCFGGEERELQLAPEHIMVKGGDDVYCLAFSSLDTNDDVTIIGSHQLQNTRLSFDMLVMSVSFTPNDC